From a region of the Phaeodactylum tricornutum CCAP 1055/1 chromosome 4, whole genome shotgun sequence genome:
- a CDS encoding predicted protein, whose product MPSEPEKEWTLEHHLVGSTLPRSVPIRVSGQHYAITEQNTTLQFFQPEDIPARKPALWRSITTGWEEHGVALALDNVASDMQDPVVLDISHNQRVLTDRIQSILLKEVLDEYLPDLIMVAALEEVTAQFLKQRMLEENETAITQSSASSKSNLPMSPPRYYSKPPSSYLTPPVFNDPAGKESSELPVAVQFTPNQLVARIKQGCAMVYALEQANNPPPSSINTSAMSERRSSSRIARKETQKVQDETDRTALWKIVPGGKVATFLHNRLYQKSVPASERTKSEVLDSTTYDERGKEKSSELMKQEPTEESNQAQIKSDDVVKILPKEITKVDEHQNSLNTLQLHAELPLLGAMRVDVDQKNDHAEDEEISEPADETYSPEADAEGDADEEDETGSYTKENLEDLQLENVHNAKDRREVTVDKNGDGEEETDGEGIEVIDAKNPYLQPTNSFVLEWLGRKTGKYLSNEDLQNSFPQLIVTASKKKKMKASQNEMGRMLQTLVTPLDRLVWRYTMASEIGMDNPEARLALETVVEEDPPDVMKWETSYFGRTQFTLRVLHNSVAEEVKVREANGLVEAEAEYKAKKTWDSHRYKGIHGGHTCWPSWTDGVANWYEEQKMHRKDEDKNDAQINKTSIKENTNDILLAQSIADLETEGRGSSRRAKRRGVEGGGVFYGTQSNMTQKQLMDTLLRLVSQNSFQTAASLLSAVPEESSDPMRRIRTALGRVLWKRNQVARISVKTAWTDLSIWKTLQSGPLLSIADSAYSNNANVSTCSLETNLTSSDFELIEYVRRLHQIELGLRSLVIKHLTEIPLAIIATAADERPGTMEAMDDADFEGSGGVQWQSTGHSFLTKRIFRPSETQNTNDLTPCYWFTVHDFAPSIASGPEDEQAPSSERAVIGNAKDCNTVERRMRFRASLESSGPNGDLPAMNLLLTEAQVLAGLKAAEIESNQKGAALLRENPFSNEIGAKITLLSSNNQEEACSFNAAIAGHNSIVGANGQMLHTVLMLPDKGSSRQEAFWATLEASSRGMWSCKITGDPYTYFIQQFDYHSGSAAFEECRAIVNYIRRHPKTAAFQEPVDPVALGVPEYFSVVKKPMDISTLSNNLEEGKYSNIPPATAIGRTPVARMLNGPFRKDVERIFNNAMLFNPPDDWIHQSAATAKKAALKKIEQATKVAEEKAAGTSRQKKSIYIDYDSDVDMYVDESDQDEDFGGLRKSRKRKAVSRPKAKEDASSRAVEAPIRLQKMVSESLGLRGPLANLPISTDPLTFSLPADWTCKSGAVVTVTDAGIVETEERELSEELGELITLHKQTEAAEVLNLRRSTRGHLYEEDEQNGTREMNLTQFEYLTRSSWFNIDDGASLGPLRNRLEVELSCERLHEEYFAREYDKRRKQIVSTAEDGNRFGHYTEGSFPPYLGHLVPMRSPDSDTEMLWEIRPAYIAPALRWVIRGLVNSQHLAALEPLTTDSMNSGVVLANHIYYLDPSTKACEVLNLKEIQRRKRADHGGDQEESEDEIELSEYDKLRAERVARNADRLKALGLA is encoded by the coding sequence ATGCCTTCAGAGCCGGAAAAGGAATGGACTCTTGAACACCATTTGGTAGGGTCGACGTTGCCGAGATCCGTGCCGATCCGAGTTAGCGGACAGCACTATGCCATTACCGAACAAAACACGACGTTGCAGTTCTTTCAACCCGAAGACATTCCTGCTCGAAAGCCTGCGCTATGGAGATCCATCACAACAGGATGGGAAGAACACGGCGTCGCTCTAGCCTTGGACAACGTAGCTTCCGATATGCAAGATCCTGTTGTGCTCGACATTTCTCACAATCAAAGAGTCTTGACGGATCGGATCCAGTCGATTCTATTAAAGGAGGTTTTGGATGAGTACCTTCCCGATCTTATTATGGTAGCTGCGTTAGAAGAGGTCACTGCTCAGTTTCTGAAGCAAAGAATGCTGGAGGAAAATGAAACGGCCATCACACAGTCGTCTGCTAGCAGTAAATCCAACCTGCCAATGTCACCGCCGCGCTATTACAGCAAACCACCCAGCAGCTACCTGACTCCGCCTGTCTTTAATGATCCTGCGGGTAAAGAATCATCAGAACTGCCCGTCGCTGTGCAGTTCACTCCCAACCAGCTAGTGGCGCGGATCAAACAAGGATGTGCCATGGTGTACGCACTAGAGCAGGCAAATAACCCTCCGCCGAGCTCGATCAATACGAGCGCAATGTCTGAGCGTCGATCCAGCAGTCGGATTGCTCGTAAAGAAACGCAGAAGGTACAAGACGAGACGGATCGAACAGCTTTATGGAAAATTGTGCCTGGTGGCAAAGTTGCTACTTTTCTTCACAATCGTTTGTATCAGAAATCAGTCCCTGCCTCGGAACGAACGAAATCAGAGGTACTAGATTCAACGACCTATGATGAAAGGGGAAAGGAGAAATCGAGTGAATTAATGAAACAAGAACCTACGGAAGAATCTAATCAGGCCCAAATCAAATCGGACGACGTTGTCAAAATTTTGCCTAAAGAAATCACCAAGGTTGATGAGCATCAAAACAGTCTTAACACTTTACAATTGCATGCAGAACTACCTCTTCTGGGAGCGATGAGGGTAGACGTTGACCAAAAAAACGATCATGCTGAAGACGAGGAAATCTCAGAACCAGCTGATGAGACGTACTCTCCCGAAGCCGATGCCGAAGGTGATgctgacgaagaagacgagacaGGAAGTTATACAAAGGAAAATTTGGAGGACCTACAGCTCGAGAACGTGCACAATGCGAAGGATAGGAGAGAGGTCACGGTTGATAAAAACGGTGATGGTGAGGAAGAAACCGACGGTGAAGGTATCGAAGTAATCGACGCAAAGAACCCTTACTTGCAGCCAACGAACAGCTTTGTTTTAGAATGGCTAGGTCGAAAGACTGGAAAATATCTTTCTAACGAAGACCTGCAAAATTCCTTCCCGCAGCTAATTGTCACTGcgtcaaagaagaagaagatgaaagCATCACAGAATGAAATGGGGCGTATGTTACAAACGCTTGTTACGCCATTAGACCGCCTTGTGTGGAGATACACGATGGCTTCCGAGATTGGGATGGATAACCCAGAGGCTAGACTGGCCTTAGAAACggttgtcgaagaagaccCTCCAGATGTCATGAAATGGGAAACGTCTTACTTCGGTAGAACCCAATTTACGCTTCGTGTTCTACACAACTCTGTCGCTGAAGAAGTCAAAGTGCGTGAAGCCAATGGACTAGTCGAAGCGGAAGCTGAATACAAGGCGAAGAAAACGTGGGACTCACATCGGTACAAGGGAATCCATGGGGGCCACACTTGCTGGCCGTCTTGGACGGATGGCGTTGCTAATTGGTACGAAGAGCAGAAAATGCATCGTAAGGATGAAGATAAAAATGATGCTCAGATCAACAAGACGTCCATTAAAGAAAACACAAATGACATATTGTTGGCGCAATCAATAGCTGACCTTGAAACAGAAGGCCGAGGTTCATCGCGAAGGGCAAAAAGGCGTGGAGTAGAAGGGGGCGGGGTGTTTTATGGAACCCAGTCGAATATGACTCAAAAACAATTGATGGACACGCTTTTGAGGTTAGTTTCGCAAAATTCGTTTCAAACCGCTGCTTCCCTGCTTTCCGCGGTTCCTGAAGAAAGCAGCGACCCAATGAGGCGAATTCGAACGGCACTTGGCCGAgttctttggaaacggaATCAAGTGGCCAGAATATCTGTCAAGACAGCGTGGACTGATTTGTCCATTTGGAAAACTCTGCAATCTGGTCCCCTACTTTCGATCGCAGATTCTGCCTATTCCAACAACGCAAACGTCAGTACCTGTTCTTTAGAGACAAACCTTACTTCTTCCGATTTTGAATTGATCGAGTATGTTCGCAGGCTGCATCAGATAGAGCTGGGACTCCGTAGCCTTGTGATTAAGCACCTGACTGAAATACCACTTGCTATAATCGCAACAGCGGCTGATGAGAGACCTGGAACTATGGAAGCGATGGATGACGCAGACTTTGAAGGCTCAGGTGGTGTCCAGTGGCAATCGACCGGGCACTCTTTTTTAACAAAGCGAATTTTTCGACCATCGGAGACCCAGAACACTAACGATTTGACACCTTGCTACTGGTTCACCGTTCATGACTTTGCTCCTTCAATTGCATCGGGGCCAGAAGATGAACAAGCCCCATCTTCTGAACGAGCTGTCATTGGAAACGCAAAAGATTGTAACACCGTTGAACGCCGAATGCGATTTCGGGCCAGTCTTGAATCATCTGGACCGAATGGCGATTTACCTGCAATGAACCTTCTTCTTACAGAAGCACAAGTATTGGCTGGGCTAAAGGCTGCAGAGATTGAGTCGAACCAAAAAGGAGCTGCACTTTTGCGAGAAAACCCTTTTTCAAATGAAATTGGGGCAAAAATAACCTTGCTCTCGTCGAATAATCAAGAAGAAGCATGCTCGTTCAACGCAGCCATTGCTGGTCACAATAGCATTGTTGGGGCAAACGGCCAAATGCTTCACACGGTTCTAATGCTTCCTGACAAGGGCTCATCCCGACAAGAAGCTTTCTGGGCGACTTTGGAGGCTTCGTCGAGAGGGATGTGGTCGTGCAAGATTACAGGAGATCCATACACCTACTTTATCCAACAATTTGACTACCACTCGGGATCTGCCGCGTTTGAAGAGTGTCGGGCGATCGTCAATTATATTCGTCGGCACCCAAAGACAGCTGCCTTTCAAGAACCCGTTGATCCAGTTGCGCTTGGTGTCCCCGAATATTTTAGTGTTGTCAAAAAACCAATGGATATCTCGACTCTTTCGAACAACTTAGAGGAAGGAAAATATTCTAATATCCCTCCAGCCACTGCTATCGGCAGAACTCCAGTGGCCCGTATGCTGAATGGCCCATTTCGGAAAGACGTCGAACGCATCTTCAACAACGCTATGCTTTTCAACCCACCAGACGATTGGATCCACCAGTCCGCAGCTACAGCGAAAAAAGCTGCACTGAAAAAGATTGAACAAGCCACAAAGGTTgccgaagaaaaggcagcTGGAACATCAAGGCAGAAGAAGAGCATTTACATCGATTACGATTCGGATGTAGATATGTATGTCGACGAAAGTGATCAGGATGAAGATTTTGGTGGACTGCGAAAGAGTCGAAAACGGAAAGCGGTCAGTCGTCCCAAAGCTAAAGAAGACGCATCATCTCGGGCCGTTGAGGCGCCCATTCGCTTGCAAAAGATGGTTAGTGAATCCTTGGGGCTGCGGGGGCCTCTCGCGAATCTCCCCATCAGCACGGATCCTCTTACTTTTTCTCTCCCCGCAGACTGGACCTGCAAATCGGGGGCGGTGGTTACCGTTACGGATGCGGGAATTGTGGAGACAGAAGAACGTGAGCTCAGTGAAGAGCTAGGAGAGCTGATCACATTGCACAAACAAACAGAAGCAGCGGAGGTTCTGAATTTGCGGCGTTCTACTAGAGGACATTTGtacgaggaagacgagcaGAATGGAACCAGAGAAATGAACTTGACACAGTTCGAATACTTGACACGGAGCTCATGGTTTAACATTGATGACGGCGCTTCGCTCGGGCCTCTCCGGAACCGACTGGAGGTTGAGCTTTCTTGTGAACGTCTTCACGAGGAGTATTTTGCAAGAGAGTACGATAAACGGAGAAAGCAGATCGTCAGTACTGCAGAAGACGGAAATAGATTTGGTCATTACACGGAGGGATCGTTCCCTCCGTACCTCGGACACTTGGTTCCCATGCGTTCGCCTGATTCAGATACGGAGATGTTGTGGGAGATTCGGCCGGCCTACATTGCGCCAGCCTTGAGATGGGTGATTCGAGGGTTGGTGAATTCGCAGCATCTGGCCGCCTTAGAGCCGCTGACAACCGACTCGATGAACAGTGGTGTCGTTTTGGCAAATCATATATATTATCTCGATCCAAGTACGAAAGCTTGCGAAGTTTTGAACTTGAAGGAGATCCAAAGACGCAAGCGTGCCGACCATGGTGGGGACCAGGAAGAAAGCGAGGACGAAATTGAACTCAGTGAGTATGATAAGCTTCGCGCGGAGCGTGTCGCACGAAATGCCGATCGCTTGAAGGCATTGGGGTTAGCTTAG